A region from the Triticum urartu cultivar G1812 chromosome 1, Tu2.1, whole genome shotgun sequence genome encodes:
- the LOC125511520 gene encoding phenylalanine--tRNA ligase beta subunit, cytoplasmic-like yields the protein MPTISVGRDRLFAALGRVYTQDEFETLCFDFGIELDDVTTEKAIIRKEKHLEEDVEADGDDEVIYKIEVAANRYDLLCLEGLARSLRIFTGSEATPTFKIASIPRGSMLQMHVRPQTSQIRPYVVCAVLRGVTFDEVRYNSFIDLQDKLHQNICRKRTLVAIGTHDLDTLQGPFSYEALPPQEINFIPLKQEQTSRADALMDFYRSDMKLKKFLHIIENSPVYPVIYDSNRTLLSLPPIINGAHSAITLKTRNVFIECTATDLTKANIVLNTMVAMFSEYCENKFEVEPVEVVSHDGSTAIYPDLSCYKMEVSLSDIVGPIGISLDETQVISLLNKMQLQAELCSSNGEPCISVSVPPTRSDVLHARDLVEDVAIAYGYNNVPKSKPKSMTIGGRQPLNRFSDKIRAEVARAGYMEVLTFVLTSHEENFDMLNRTDNGNKAVIIANPRTSEFEVVRSSLMSCLLKTLKHNIDHPRPIKIFEVGDVVSLDTSRDVGASNNRRLAALYCNSNSGFEEIMGLVDRIVKIVRAPHINFGQTYYVPSSEPEFFTKRQCKIVMSDGKQVGYLGIVHAEVLRKFGILDPCTFVEIDIEALL from the exons ATGCCGACAATCAGCGTCGGCCGTGACCGCCTCTTCGCCGCACTCGGCAGGGTCTATA CGCAAGACGAATTCGAGACACTCTGCTTCGATTTTGGCATCGAACTCGACGACGTG ACAACAGAGAAGGCCATTATCCGGAAGGAGAAGCACCTGGAGGAAGATGTCGAAGCGGACGGTGATGACGAGGTCATCTACAAGATTGAGGTTGCTGCCAATAG ATATGATTTGTTATGTCTTGAAGGATTAGCAAGATCTCTTCGCATTTTCACTGGGAGTGAAGCAACCCCTACATTTAAAATTGCTTCAATCCCCCGTGGTTCAATGCTTCAGATGCATGTTAGACCGCAG ACGTCACAAATTAGACCATATGTAGTTTGTGCTGTCCTAAGAGGAGTAACTTTTGATGAAGTCAGATACAACAGCTTCATTGATCTTCAAGACAAACTCCATCAAAATATTTGCCG GAAGAGAACTCTTGTTGCTATTGGTACCCATGATTTGGACACTCTGCAAGGACCCTTCTCATACGAG GCTCTACCACCACAGGAAATCAATTTTATCCCATTAAAACAG GAGCAAACGTCCAGAGCGGATGCATTGATGGATTTCTACAGA TCTGACATGAAGTTGAAGAAGTTTTTGCATATTATCGAGAATTCTCCAGTTTACCCAGTTATATATGATAGCAACAG AACTTTATTATCGTTACCTCCTATCATCAATGGTGCACATTCTGCTATCACCCTGAAGACAAGGAATGTGTTTATCGAATGCACTGCTACAGACCTTACAAAAGCAAATATTGTTCTGAATACAATG GTCGCAATGTTTTCGGAGTACTGTGAAAATAAGTTTGAAGTGGAACCAGTTGAAGTGGTATCTCATGATGGAAGCACAGCCATTTATCCTGATCTTTCATGTTATAAAATGGAAGTTTCGCTCTCTGATATTGTTGGACCCATTGGAATCTCCCTAGATGAGACGCAG GTTATCTCCCTTCTGAACAAAATGCAATTGCAAGCGGAACTTTGTTCATCAAATGGGGAGCCTTGTATTTCGGTGTCTGTCCCTCCTACAAGAAGTGATGTTCTGCATGCTCGTGATCTAGTAGAG GATGTTGCTATAGCTTATGGGTACAACAATGTGCCAAAATCAAAACCAAAGTCTATGACAATTGGTGGAAGGCAACCACTGAACCGTTTCTCTGATAAAATTCGTGCTGAG GTTGCAAGAGCTGGTTATATGGAGGTGCTCACATTTGTTTTGACTTCACACGAAGAGAACTTTGACATGCTAAACAGGACAGACAATGGAAATAAAGCAGTCATTATTGCAAACCCCCGTACTTCTGAATTTGAG GTTGTAAGAAGTAGTCTGATGTCATGTTTGTTGAAAACGCTGAAGCATAATATAGACCATCCAAGACCCATAAAG ATTTTTGAAGTTGGTGATGTAGTGTCATTGGATACTTCACGTGATGTTGGTGCCTCTAATAATCGCCGGCTTGCAGCTTTGTACTGTAATAGTAATTCTGGATTTGAG GAAATTATGGGTTTGGTGGATAGGATTGTCAAAATCGTGAGAGCTCCACACATAAATTTCGGCCAGACTTACTATGTTCCTTCAAGT GAACCCGAGTTCTTTACTAAAAGACAATGCAAAATTGTTATGAGTGATGGAAAGCAGGTTGGCTACTTAGGAATTGTCCATGCTGAG GTGCTAAGAAAATTTGGCATTCTGGACCCCTGCACCTTCGTTGAGATTGACATTGAGGCTCTTTTGTAG
- the LOC125511505 gene encoding pentatricopeptide repeat-containing protein At4g19440, chloroplastic-like yields MKPPPQHPLLLAIRHHHRHRHRQLSSSSADAVAAAEVLGTLTTAPSPDASRDLDCLLRRLGDRGLASALSSLPSPLLAASALRLLHHLVSNDPSSSSHGHAHADDLLSPRVSALLLPSLAADRSTLPSARRLIRRLLHHHPLHTAAAAVANASSTPSSDLLLSTFLNSSARGSLRGATDAFHVLSSRGASPSVKICNMLLEALVRAGQLDAACKVFAEMRGRQNVTPNAYSYTSMIKALCRAGKVDGGLKMLAELVHAGLQQCAGVVPYNLLMDGLCKSGRVDEAFRLKERMEESKVTPSVVTFGILINGLARSQRLGEVGAVLQDMAGLGITPNEIIYNELIDCHCRRGHFSEAIRLFDEMLSKEMKSTAVTYNLIARALCKEGEMERAEQILEEMLSAGMVVHFGLFNSVVAGLLQRTGSLKSVVRLISEMIIRGMRPNDALMTACVKQLCKGEKHQEAVGIWLKMLKEGLSVNIATSNALIHGLCEGKDMEGATEVLRTMVNKGLELDSITYNIMILGCCKGNKIEEAIKLRDDMLRRGLKPNIFTFNTILHAYCILDKMEEAIHLVDQMKIEGLRPDIVSYGTIINGYCKIKDIHKVNEYLTELMTCGLEPNVVIYNALIGGYGRVGNISGAIDVLNTMKSAGIRPTNVTYCSLMHWMFHAYLVDEAKTMFEQSRENSIEVGVIGYTIMIHGFCKIGKMDEAMNYLEQMRSRGIPPNKFTYTTLMYAYCKSGNNEEASKLFDEMLSSGIVPDNVTYNTLVTGFSQVDPLDKATELPAEISSVLTQNDCLYNALVNRITRPWCQKEATSSE; encoded by the coding sequence ATGAAACCACCACCCCAGCACCCTCTCCTCCTCGCcatccgccaccaccaccgccaccgccaccgccagcTCTCCTCGTCCTCTGCTGACGCCGTGGCCGCAGCTGAGGTTCTGGGGACGCTCACCACCGCCCCTTCACCTGACGCGTCGCGCGACCTCGATTGCCTGCTCCGCCGCCTAGGCGACCGCGGTCTGGCATCCGCCCTCTCATCCCTTCCTTCCCCCCTCCTAGCGGCGTCCGCCCTCCGCCTCCTTCACCACCTTGTTTCCAACGATCCCTCCTCCTCCAGCCACGGCCACGCCCACGCCGACGACCTCCTGTCCCCCCGCGTCTCCGCgctcctcctcccctccctcGCGGCCGATCGCTCCACACTCCCCTCCGCTCGCCGCCTAATCAGGCGCCTCCTACATCACCACCCCCTCCACACTGCCGCAGCGGCTGTGGCCAACGCCTCCTCCACCCCCTCATCGGATTTACTCCTCAGCACCTTCCTCAACTCCTCCGCACGTGGTTCCCTCAGGGGTGCCACGGACGCCTTCCATGTGCTCTCTTCCCGGGGCGCTTCGCCCTCCGTTAAGATCTGCAATATGCTCCTTGAAGCTCTTGTGCGTGCTGGCCAGCTTGACGCCGCTTGCAAGGTGTTTGCTGAAATGCGTGGTCGTCAGAACGTCACTCCGAATGCATACTCATATACCTCTATGATCAAGGCCCTTTGCAGGGCTGGAAAGGTGGACGGCGGTCTTAAGATGCTTGCAGAGTTAGTCCATGCTGGGCTGCAGCAATGTGCTGGTGTAGTGCCATACAATCTGCTGATGGATGGACTTTGCAAGAGTGGAAGAGTAGACGAGGCTTTTCGGCTGAAGGAGAGGATGGAAGAGAGCAAGGTGACTCCGAGCGTGGTCACCTTTGGCATTCTGATCAATGGTCTTGCAAGAAGTCAGCGCCTTGGGGAGGTTGGTGCAGTGTTGCAGGACATGGCTGGGTTAGGAATCACCCCAAATGAGATCATTTACAATGAGCTTATTGATTGCCATTGTCGGAGGGGGCATTTCTCAGAAGCAATCAGGTTGTTTGATGAAATGCTCTCAAAGGAGATGAAGTCAACAGCAGTGACTTACAACTTGATTGCTAGAGCTCTATGCAAGGAAGGGGAGATGGAGCGTGCTGAGCAGATATTGGAGGAGATGTTATCGGCTGGGATGGTAGTTCATTTTGGTTTGTTTAATTCAGTGGTTGCAGGGCTTCTCCAAAGGACTGGAAGTTTGAAGTCTGTGGTAAGGCTTATAAGCGAAATGATTATAAGAGGTATGCGACCAAATGATGCTCTCATGACAGCTTGTGTGAAGCAGCTTTGCAAGGGCGAAAAACACCAAGAAGCAGTTGGAATTTGGTTGAAGATGTTGAAGGAAGGTTTATCTGTCAATATTGCAACTTCTAATGCATTGATTCATGGGCTTTGTGAGGGGAAGGACATGGAAGGAGCTACTGAGGTTCTAAGGACCATGGTTAATAAGGGGCTTGAACTGGATAGCATCACTTATAACATAATGATACTAGGTTGCTGCAAAGGCAATAAAATAGAGGAAGCAATTAAACTCCGTGATGACATGCTCAGAAGAGGGTTGAAGCCTAATATTTTCACGTTTAATACAATACTACATGCTTATTGCATTTTGGATAAAATGGAAGAGGCCATTCACCTGGTGGATCAGATGAAAATTGAGGGACTTCGGCCAGATATAGTGTCATATGGCACTATAATAAATGGATATTGTAAAATAAAGGATATTCATAAAGTAAATGAATATTTGACTGAACTGATGACCTGTGGATTAGAACCAAATGTAGTAATCTATAATGCACTTATTGGTGGTTATGGTAGAGTTGGTAACATTTCTGGTGCAATTGATGTCCTTAACACTATGAAGTCTGCTGGCATAAGACCAACTAATGTAACTTACTGCAGTCTTATGCACTGGATGTTCCATGCTTATCTTGTTGACGAGGCGAAGACCATGTTTGAACAAAGCAGAGAAAACAGCATTGAGGTGGGAGTAATTGGCTACACAATTATGATACATGGTTTTTGCAAAATAGGAAAAATGGATGAAGCTATGAATTACTTGGAGCAAATGCGGTCCAGGGGTATACCTCCAAATAAGTTTACTTATACCACTCTGATGTATGCCTATTGTAAATCTGGTAATAATGAAGAAGCCTCCAAGCTTTTTGATGAGATGCTGAGCTCAGGAATTGTTCCTGACAACGTTACTTACAATACACTAGTTACAGGGTTTTCTCAAGTGGATCCATTGGACAAGGCTACAGAACTGCCTGCTGAAATATCAAGTGTTTTGACACAGAATGATTGTTTGTACAATGCATTAGTTAATAGGATAACCAGACCTTGGTGCCAGAAAGAAGCTACTTCCAGTGAATGA